A DNA window from Brassica napus cultivar Da-Ae chromosome C1, Da-Ae, whole genome shotgun sequence contains the following coding sequences:
- the LOC125580884 gene encoding pentatricopeptide repeat-containing protein At1g12620-like: MLIGGKLMHLGAGALRSTATNRRLMSSHTTSESRKIWFLVRDVQKLNHDDAIAMIRKTVHSHAAAVPRSIDLNRLLGAIAGTKRYDLVLAMYREMESLGVSPNVYSLNVVIGGLCSSGEAELALATLGKMIRIGVKPDTVTLNTLIKSYCSEGRVDEAKKLAENLSKFGIESNLITLNTLVHGLCLQGDVHGAVKAVEDALENGVKTDGFTYGPILNRVCKPGNSTLALKLLRYMEERNVDVNQVKYTIVMDCLCKDGKVEEAITLYQEMETKGMRVDIEAYTCLVRGLLSAGREEESKEILEDMIIKKIPFDLVFWNTFIDGLVKNGNLKDAGVMLTETMVKIGMKPNVVTYNTVMNGYCKKGLLNEAREMMEAMVTGGCDPSIVTYNILIKGYCKSGMVDAGKFDDAKNILREMLSRGVAPDVRTAGTLLDALCEDGRLEEALKVFERFKSEMVFGIGIYNIIMKGMCNSDKVDDAWDIFTTLPLKRLEADVTTYSILISGFCKKGSMSKADMLFKEMKAGGHQPNRWTYNALIKGYLREGDAITSGELIKEMKTGLLGKNFKGIKP; encoded by the exons ATGTTGATCGGAGGAAAGCTCATGCATCTGGGAGCTGGTGCCTTGCGTAGCACTGCTACGAATCGTCGTCTCATGTCTTCTCATACCACAAGCGAGTCGAGGAAAATCTGGTTTCTTGTACGTGATGTTCAAAAGCTGAATCACGATGATGCAATTGCGATGATCAGAAAAACAGTTCACTCCCATGCTGCTGCGGTCCCAAGAAGCATCGATTTGAATAGGCTACTTGGAGCGATCGCAGGAACGAAACGGTACGATCTCGTGCTAGCTATGTACAGAGAGATGGAATCGCTGGGTGTTTCTCCAAACGTTTACAGCCTTAACGTAGTTATCGGTGGTCTCTGTAGTAGTGGTGAAGCTGAGCTGGCTTTAGCTACGTTAGGAAAGATGATAAGGATAGGGGTTAAGCCTGACACTGTGACACTCAACACGCTGATCAAGTCGTATTGTTCCGAGGGAAGGGTTGATGAAGCCAAGAAGCTAGCTGAGAATCTTAGCAAATTTGGGATTGAGTCCAATTTGATAACTTTGAACACTTTGGTACATGGGTTATGTCTTCAAGGGGACGTACATGGTGCAGTCAAAGCAGTGGAGGATGCGTTAGAGAATGGCGTGAAAACAGATGGATTCACATACGGGCCAATCCTGAACAGAGTATGCAAGCCAGGGAACAGTACTTTGGCATTGAAGCTGCTTAGATATATGGAAGAAAGAAATGTCGACGTCAATCAAGTCAAGTACACAATCGTGATGGACTGCCTTTGTAAAGATGGGAAGGTTGAAGAGGCAATCACCCTTTACCAGGAGATGGAAACAAAGGGGATGAGAGTTGATATCGAGGCATATACATGTCTAGTGAGAGGTCTTCTGAGTGCAggcagagaggaagagagtaaaGAGATTTTGGAGGACATGATCATCAAGAAGATTCCATTCGACCTTGTCTTTTGGAACACCTTCATTGATGGTCTTGTGAAGAACGGAAATCTTAAGGACGCTGGTGTTATGCTCACTGAAACAATGGTTAAAATAGGGATGAAACCGAATGTTGTTACTTACAATACCGTGATGAATGGTTACTGCAAGAAGGGATTGCTAAATGAAGCCAGGGAAATGATGGAAGCTATGGTTACCGGTGGATGCGACCCCAGCATCGTGACGTATAACATCCTCATTAAAGGGTATTGCAAGTCTGGGATGGTTGATGCTG GAAAATTCGATGATGCCAAAAATATTTTACGAGAAATGCTCTCACGTGGTGTTGCTCCTGATGTTAGGACTGCTGGTACGTTGCTAGATGCTCTCTGCGAGGATGGAAGACTAGAAGAGGCACTGAAAGTGTTTGAGCGTTTCAAGAGCGAAATGGTTTTTGGTATTGGTATCTATAACATCATCATGAAAGGGATGTGCAATTCTGATAAGGTGGATGACGCTTGGGATATATTCACAACCCTTCCTCTTAAAAGACTGGAGGCGGATGTTACAACATATAGCATCTTGATTTCTGGCTTCTGTAAGAAAGGCTCAATGTCCAAAGCAGACATGCTGTTTAAAGAGATGAAAGCAGGTGGGCATCAGCCAAACCGTTGGACATACAATGCACTCATCAAGGGGTATCTGCGAGAAGGTGATGCTATCACATCAGGAGAGCTGATCAAAGAGATGAAGACTGGTTTATTGGGCAAGAACTTCAAAGGAATTAAACCATGA
- the LOC125580885 gene encoding pentatricopeptide repeat-containing protein At5g65560-like: protein MALRRQFFSTSVKSETLESLLSEYYKQKNLNNLSPKPSHKISSHVKPVTTPISLRSLFSGFRWQNNPSLVSFLQYATSVDVSSLSSLSLNPNFKDTVFCHAAVLNVLTSHGISCHVPRIFISMTKMCRSVQECMLVADFYRRFKSQLTPKYCHALLDLLAKYDVVVEMKKVYTEMLEKGMVSSRGNYTPNLMIESYCKRGYVVASRQYLCKMIQAGLAPDHVTFTSLILGHCRRHHVEAAFHVFKEMVDHGCAQCYEKLILEICEVRNLEMAERVLDQMLKEGIIPSDCVFIALVNRCCMLQEYGEAVKIVEDMIRCGHLLPFEYCKTLVYRLYDVGDKRRAGSVIKKLLCSGFYHDELACENWLNVGQSGSLLHLLFYELQPSSALFL, encoded by the coding sequence ATGGCGCTCCGTCGACAGTTCTTCAGCACATCGGTGAAAAGTGAGACATTAGAGAGTTTGCTCTCCGAATATTATAAGCAGAAGAATCTTAATAATCTGTCCCCAAAGCCGTCCCATAAGATCTCTTCACACGTCAAACCCGTTACTACACCAATCTCATTACGTTCCCTTTTCTCCGGGTTTAGGTGGCAGAACAATCCTTCCCTGGTATCATTCCTACAGTATGCTACGTCTGTCGATGTATCCTCACTTTCCTCGCTCAGTCTTAATCCCAACTTTAAAGATACTGTGTTCTGCCATGCAGCTGTCCTCAATGTTTTGACATCACATGGAATCTCGTGTCACGTCCCTAGGATCTTCATATCCATGACAAAGATGTGCCGTTCGGTGCAAGAATGTATGTTAGTTGCTGATTTTTATAGGAGGTTTAAGTCTCAGCTTACTCCCAAATACTGCCACGCATTGTTGGATTTATTGGCTAAATATGATGTGGTCGTTGAGATGAAGAAAGTATATACAGAAATGTTGGAGAAAGGTATGGTCTCTTCTCGGGGTAATTACACACCCAATCTCATGATTGAGTCGTATTGCAAGCGTGGATATGTGGTTGCGTCGAGACAGTATCTCTGTAAGATGATTCAAGCTGGCTTGGCTCCTGATCATGTCACCTTTACATCTTTGATTCTTGGTCATTGTAGAAGACACCATGTGGAAGCTGCTTTCCATGTTTTCAaggagatggtagatcatgGGTGTGCACAATGCTATGAGAAACTCATATTAGAGATCTGTGAAGTTAGGAATCTTGAAATGGCGGAAAGGGTGTTGGATCAAATGCTTAAAGAAGGAATAATTCCAAGTGATTGTGTTTTTATTGCACTTGTTAACCGTTGCTGCATGCTTCAAGAGTATGGAGAAGCTGTGAAGATTGTGGAAGATATGATTCGTTGTGGTCACTTACTGCCATTTGAGTATTGCAAAACCTTGGTTTACAGGTTGTATGACGTAGGAGATAAAAGGAGAGCAGGATCAGTTATAAAGAAGCTGCTTTGCTCTGGCTTCTACCATGATGAACTTGCTTGTGAAAACTGGCTTAACGTAGGGCAGAGCGGCTCGTTGCTACACCTTCTCTTTTATGAGTTGCAACCATCTTCCGCTTTGTTTTTGTAA